From Ipomoea triloba cultivar NCNSP0323 chromosome 5, ASM357664v1, the proteins below share one genomic window:
- the LOC116018725 gene encoding probable F-actin-capping protein subunit beta: MEAALGLMRRMPPKRMETALSALLSLLPDHSSDLLSQVDQPLQVMVDLETGKEFILCEYNRDADSYRSPLSNTYHPPLEDGAYPSAELRKLEIEANEVFAVYRDQYYEGGISSVYMWEDETEGFIACFLIKKDGSKSAHGRRGYLQEGAWDAIHVIQVGPEEEGTAHYCLTSTVMLSLTTNNESSGTFNLTGSIRRQMNMQLPLSEGHLCNMGRMIEEMEGKLRNSLDQVYFGKTKEMVCILRPPSEPVQMKLPSS, encoded by the exons atggaGGCAGCGCTGGGATTGATGAGAAGAATGCCGCCTAAGCGCATGGAGACGGCTCTCTCTGCTTTGCTCAGCCTCTTGCCGGACCACTCATCAGATCTCCTCTCTCAGGTCGATCAGCCTCTCCAG GTTATGGTTGATCTGGAAACGGGAAAGGAATTCATATTGTGCGAATATAACAGAGATGCGGACTCCTATAG GTCGCCTTTGTCAAATACGTATCATCCACCACTAGAAGATGGAGCTTATCCATCTGCAGAGTTGAGGAAACTTGAAATTGAAGCAAATGAAGTCTTTGCTGTTTATCGTGACCA GTATTATGAAGGTGGCATTTCATCCGTTTACATGTGGGAAGATGAAACTGAAGGCTTCATTGCCTGCTTCTTAATAAAGAAAG ATGGCTCAAAATCTGCACATGGTAGAAGAGGATATCTGCAGGAAGGAGCCTGGGATGCTATACATGTTATCCAG GTTGGTCCAGAGGAAGAAGGGACAGCACACTACTGCCTGACTAGTACTGTGATGCTATCTTTGACCACAAATAATGAGTCCTCAGGCACCTTCAATTTGACAGGATCGATAAGAAGACAG ATGAATATGCAACTCCCTCTCTCGGAGGGTCATTTATGCAACATGGGAAGGATGATTGAGGAAATGGAGGGCAAACTTAGGAACTCCCTCGATCAG GTTTATTTTGGAAAGACAAAGGAAATGGTCTGTATTTTACGCCCTCCATCTGAACCGGTGCAAATGAAACTGCCTTCGAGCTAA